Part of the Leptospira bouyouniensis genome is shown below.
ACGGCAAACTCAGGATTTGCTTTTGGGTTTTGTGTAAGATTGATATTATCTTTTGGAGTACCTAAAAATTCACGTAATGTTCTTATGTTTTCATTTCGTCGTACGAGGTTATAATTCCCTGGTATATCAAACCATAAATCTCTACCTTGTCCAAACTCAGTACTTTCTTGAGGTGGAAAACTAAAGTCTTCAATTGCTGATAAAGGTTGGAACAAAGGAAAAAACAAAGCATTTTTATAATTTGTTTTCACCCAATCAGATTCAAATCCCCAATAAGAGTAACGAGTATTTGTGAAACGATCGGAGCCATGAAAAGGTGTCCCTAAAGTAATAAGTCGTTTGACTTTTCGTCTTGCTTCATCTGGTAAAATCAAAACTAAAAGTCCACCAGTATTATGCGCAATCAAGGTAACTTCGTTAGGTGCTGTTAAGATTTGTTTGGCAAGATACTGCACTGCTTCTTCTAAAGAAGTTGGATTTCGTAAAGTTGACAAAATCCCTACTTTAAATCCCAAATTGTCTAAATTGGATTTTAACCTAGCATAATAAAAACGTCCTGCCTTAAACCCAGGGACAATGAGAATATTTTTATCCTTATTGTTTTCAATCGAGAGATGACTAGGGAGGTAAAATGACAATAAAGCCCAAAATCGTTCCAGATATTCAATGAATCGAAACATGAATTAAATGATTCAATCTGACACAATTCTTGTCTATGAAAATCAATCGTAAGGACAGAATTCCTGAATTGACCGATTACCATAGCCACATAGGATTGCCTTTTAGTAACCTATGTTCCATTTGGTACGAGTCATTCTTTCGATTTTGGTAATTCCTTACGTCGTTTGGGCAAGTCCTGGCAATTATGATGAAGCAACCAAGTTACTCCCACAAATTTGGGAGACAAAATACCCACTCCCATATGGAAAACTCTTACGAAAAGACCCCTTAAACCAAGGGATTCGTCAGATATCTCGCAAAAAAGGAAAGTATTGGGTGTACAATTTTGAAGTTTTTATGCCAAAGTATGAAAGAAAAGGGACAACTCCGGTTCCGAAAGAAGAAGGCCGAAACATCCTCGTCTTTTTTTTCTGGAATCCGGGTATTTCCGAAGAA
Proteins encoded:
- a CDS encoding esterase/lipase family protein codes for the protein MFRFIEYLERFWALLSFYLPSHLSIENNKDKNILIVPGFKAGRFYYARLKSNLDNLGFKVGILSTLRNPTSLEEAVQYLAKQILTAPNEVTLIAHNTGGLLVLILPDEARRKVKRLITLGTPFHGSDRFTNTRYSYWGFESDWVKTNYKNALFFPLFQPLSAIEDFSFPPQESTEFGQGRDLWFDIPGNYNLVRRNENIRTLREFLGTPKDNINLTQNPKANPEFAVPKKIEVDFSKYEPAVYKKNKEKITKQKSSTNKEKAKLSSKANSTGKSSTKPVQKGKSIPKPKAKPKKKSKR